AAGCCGAAGAAATTCAGGCTGAAGAAGAGCTCCAACAAGAACAAGAGAAACCAACCAAAGAAGGTTTCTTTGCACGCCTCAAACGCAGCTTAATAAAGACCAAACAGAACCTCGGTTCCGGATTTATCAGTCTATTCCGCGGTAAGAAAATCGATGATGATCTGTTTGAAGAGCTCGAAGAGCAGTTGCTTATCGCCGATGTCGGTGTCGAAACAACGCGCAAAATCATCGCCAATCTGACAGAAGGTGCGAGCCGCAAAGAGCTGCGTGACGCCGAAGCGTTATACGGCCTGCTGAAAGAAGAAATGGGCGAAATTCTGGCGAAAGTCGATGAGCCGCTGAAGGTTGAAGGCAAAACCCCGTTTGTTATCTTAATGGTGGGCGTCAACGGGGTGGGTAAAACCACGACCATTGGCAAACTGGCGCGTCAGTTCCAGCAAGAAGGCAAATCTGTCATGCTGGCTGCGGGCGATACGTTCCGTGCCGCAGCGGTTGAGCAGCTCCAGGTTTGGGGCCAGCGCAATAATATTCCGGTGGTCGCTCAACACACGGGTGCCGACTCTGCGTCTGTGATTTTCGATGCGATTCAGGCGGCGAAAGCGCGCAATGTTGATGTTCTTTTGGCGGATACCGCCGGGCGTTTGCAGAACAAAGCGCACCTGATGGAAGAGCTGAAGAAAATCGTCCGTGTCATGAAAAAACTGGACGTAGACGCACCGCATGAGGTTATGCTCACTCTCGATGCCAGCACGGGTCAGAACGCGATTAGTCAGGCTAAATTGTTCCATGAAGCCGTTGGATTGACAGGCATTACGCTAACCAAACTGGATGGTACAGCCAAAGGCGGCGTGATTTTCTCCGTTGCCGATCAGTTTGGTATTCCGATTCGCTACATTGGCGTCGGCGAGCGTATTGAGGACTTGCGTCCGTTTAATGCGGGCGATTTTATTGAGGCACTTTTTGCCCGAGAGGATTAACCATGATTCGCTTTGAACACGTTAGTAAGGCCTATCTCGGCGGGAGGCAAGCGTTGCAGGGAGTGACTTTCCATATGCAACCAGGCGAGATGGCTTTTCTGACCGGTCACTCAGGAGCCGGGAAAAGTACCCTGCTCAAGCTTATCTGCGGTATTGAGCGGCCAAGTGCCGGCAAGATCTCTTTTGGCGGTCATGACATTAGCCGCCTCAAGAGCCGCGAAGTGCCGTTCCTTCGTCGCCAGATTGGTATGATCTTTCAGGATCACCATTTGTTGATGGACAGAACTGTGTACGACAACGTAGCTATCCCGCTGATCATCGCGGGTGCTAGCGGCGAAGATATTCGCCGCCGCGTCAGTGCGGCACTGGATAAAGTCGGCCTGCTCGATAAAGCGAAGAATTTCCCAATCCAACTCTCGGGTGGTGAACAACAGCGCGTGGGTATTGCACGTGCTGTGGTGAATAAGCCTGCGGTACTGCTGGCGGATGAACCAACCGGTAACCTTGATGATGCGCTCTCGGAAGGGATTTTACGTCTGTTCGAGGAGTTTAACCGCGTTGGGGTGACGGTTCTGATGGCGACGCACGATATGGGGCTGATTTCTCGCCGTAACTATCGCATGTTGACCCTAAGTGACGGCCATTTGCATGGAGGCCTGGCAGGTGAATAAACGCAGCGCGCTCAATCACATAAAGCGCTTCAGTAACAAGCTGGATAAAATCAACTCGCTGAATAAGTTAGGGGATTTAGGCCGTTCGGTGAAAAAACGCGGCAAAGGTCCTCAGTCGAAAAGCAAATCTCTTAAGGGCGGCGTGAATGAGCAGTTCCGCTATGCCTGGCAGGGTGCTTTGCAGGATTTGCGCAGCAAGCCATTAGCCACCTTCCTGACGGTCATGGTTATTGCCATCTCCCTGACGTTACCTAGCGTGTGCTACATCGTTTACAAGAACG
The nucleotide sequence above comes from Buttiauxella selenatireducens. Encoded proteins:
- the ftsY gene encoding signal recognition particle-docking protein FtsY yields the protein MAKEKKRGFFSWLGFGQKEQASEQEPEQKVAEEQSVVEEAVEQVTEPEQPQATEETAQPEEAKPEIKTEVQPEIQPETLTDVEPVVLDKHEEPEAFAEEIVDVTEKLAESEVQVAEPEITPEPEPKVTAQVAVEHEELPVQEDLTPEIVQEQQAEEWQPEHEPVVVEAEVETFVEPFVEPEEVAILAVEDVVVEEELIEAIPVAAVTAEDVPVELEPEEAEEIQAEEELQQEQEKPTKEGFFARLKRSLIKTKQNLGSGFISLFRGKKIDDDLFEELEEQLLIADVGVETTRKIIANLTEGASRKELRDAEALYGLLKEEMGEILAKVDEPLKVEGKTPFVILMVGVNGVGKTTTIGKLARQFQQEGKSVMLAAGDTFRAAAVEQLQVWGQRNNIPVVAQHTGADSASVIFDAIQAAKARNVDVLLADTAGRLQNKAHLMEELKKIVRVMKKLDVDAPHEVMLTLDASTGQNAISQAKLFHEAVGLTGITLTKLDGTAKGGVIFSVADQFGIPIRYIGVGERIEDLRPFNAGDFIEALFARED
- the ftsE gene encoding cell division ATP-binding protein FtsE, with the translated sequence MIRFEHVSKAYLGGRQALQGVTFHMQPGEMAFLTGHSGAGKSTLLKLICGIERPSAGKISFGGHDISRLKSREVPFLRRQIGMIFQDHHLLMDRTVYDNVAIPLIIAGASGEDIRRRVSAALDKVGLLDKAKNFPIQLSGGEQQRVGIARAVVNKPAVLLADEPTGNLDDALSEGILRLFEEFNRVGVTVLMATHDMGLISRRNYRMLTLSDGHLHGGLAGE